One region of Acidobacteriota bacterium genomic DNA includes:
- a CDS encoding SurA N-terminal domain-containing protein, translated as MNIRAKAILLLLFAAFPLSAAEIVEGIVARVGDRIITRSQYQARYENARREIEAIFTGSEREQRLETMKENLLDEMIGELLVRDRADQLELTVTDAEVQEAIDRLKQQYGIESDEQFEESLRQSGLTRAQMERRLRETLLGNKLFGMELRSRAQLSDRDLKARYERDKEQYRLPERARLREIVVLVPEGATPDDRATLAARAEEAFVRAAGGEDFSALVEEYSDSPSKASGGDLGIVGRNELNPALDSGVFRSDAGAIVGPIETRFGYHILFVEERLASEIPSFDQIKERLRAEESDASFQRDLENYLAQLREKTLVVVNAGLLP; from the coding sequence ATGAACATTCGAGCAAAAGCCATCCTCCTGCTGCTCTTCGCAGCCTTCCCGCTCTCCGCCGCGGAAATCGTCGAAGGAATCGTCGCCCGCGTCGGGGACCGCATCATCACGAGATCCCAGTACCAGGCTCGCTACGAAAATGCACGACGGGAGATCGAGGCGATCTTCACGGGATCCGAGCGGGAGCAGCGGCTCGAGACGATGAAAGAGAATCTGCTCGACGAGATGATCGGCGAGTTGCTCGTCCGCGATCGGGCAGATCAGCTCGAGCTCACCGTGACCGATGCCGAGGTTCAGGAGGCCATCGATCGTCTCAAACAACAGTACGGCATCGAGAGCGACGAGCAGTTCGAAGAATCTCTTCGCCAGTCGGGACTGACCCGGGCCCAGATGGAGAGGCGCCTCCGCGAAACGCTTCTGGGAAACAAGCTGTTCGGCATGGAGCTCCGCTCCCGCGCCCAGCTCTCCGATCGCGACCTCAAAGCTCGCTACGAGCGCGACAAGGAGCAATACCGCCTGCCGGAGCGCGCACGACTCAGGGAAATCGTGGTCCTGGTTCCGGAGGGTGCAACCCCCGATGATCGCGCCACGCTCGCCGCTCGGGCCGAAGAAGCGTTCGTTCGAGCCGCGGGCGGTGAGGACTTTTCCGCGTTGGTCGAAGAGTACTCCGACTCTCCGAGCAAGGCGTCCGGAGGCGATCTCGGCATCGTCGGACGGAATGAGCTGAATCCCGCACTCGATTCCGGCGTTTTTCGCTCCGACGCAGGAGCGATCGTCGGGCCGATCGAGACGCGCTTCGGCTACCACATCCTCTTCGTCGAGGAGCGCCTCGCTTCCGAGATCCCCTCATTCGACCAGATCAAGGAGCGGTTGCGCGCAGAAGAGAGCGACGCTTCCTTTCAGCGAGACCTCGAGAACTACCTCGCACAGCTCCGGGAAAAGACTCTGGTCGTCGTCAACGCCGGCCTTCTTCCGTAA
- a CDS encoding peptidyl-prolyl cis-trans isomerase has product MSFRRLSSSPSTPALLVLALIAAIGATSCQKEETPEGSIARVGNRYITYYEFEHYLARMIGEDVGRIEPEASSAMLDQMLETALLSQVAASRGLAVNDERVEAAVLDDPGSSKTEKRDELLREALIDELSAGVPHPSDEEIQQYHRDHIAEFTSGERAHVRQILLRDEEEARRIRAEIARGKPFEDAAREHSIAHTAERGGDIGTVSRGDLPRTLESAVFDLSPGEVSQVIETSGTFHIFKMIEKFPAGVLDVEKTRPLIVSRTRGEALSRLLAETTNDAKRSIRVVVYPNRLDFDYTGSFPVDRSE; this is encoded by the coding sequence ATGAGCTTCCGCCGCCTCTCATCGAGCCCCTCGACGCCGGCTCTCCTCGTCCTCGCCCTGATCGCGGCAATCGGTGCGACCTCCTGTCAGAAGGAAGAGACTCCGGAGGGCTCGATCGCCAGAGTCGGCAATCGCTACATCACCTACTACGAGTTCGAGCACTATCTCGCGCGAATGATCGGCGAGGACGTCGGCCGCATCGAGCCTGAAGCCTCGAGCGCGATGCTGGATCAGATGCTCGAGACTGCGCTGCTCTCTCAGGTGGCGGCTTCCAGAGGGCTCGCCGTCAACGATGAGCGGGTGGAGGCGGCAGTGCTCGACGATCCCGGCAGCTCGAAAACGGAGAAGCGGGACGAACTGCTTCGCGAGGCTCTGATCGACGAGCTCTCCGCGGGAGTCCCTCACCCGTCCGACGAGGAGATCCAACAATACCACCGCGACCACATCGCGGAGTTCACGTCGGGGGAACGGGCTCATGTTCGCCAGATTCTGCTTCGTGACGAAGAGGAAGCGAGACGGATCCGAGCCGAGATTGCTCGCGGGAAGCCCTTCGAGGACGCCGCTCGCGAGCACAGCATCGCCCACACCGCGGAGCGCGGTGGAGACATCGGGACGGTGAGCCGCGGCGACCTCCCCCGAACGCTCGAATCGGCCGTCTTCGATCTCTCGCCAGGAGAAGTCAGCCAGGTCATCGAGACTTCGGGAACGTTTCACATTTTCAAGATGATCGAGAAGTTTCCGGCCGGGGTTCTCGATGTCGAAAAGACTCGGCCGTTGATCGTCTCGCGGACACGGGGCGAGGCGCTCAGCCGCCTGCTGGCAGAAACGACCAATGATGCGAAGCGTTCGATCCGCGTGGTCGTCTACCCGAACCGGCTCGATTTCGACTACACCGGCAGCTTCCCGGTCGATCGATCCGAATAA